Proteins found in one Oryza glaberrima chromosome 4, OglaRS2, whole genome shotgun sequence genomic segment:
- the LOC127770174 gene encoding uncharacterized protein LOC127770174, translating to MSLVDFSNKWGIQFFVLLSLALQVILLLLAGTRRHKVLVPKIILWIAYQLADSTAIYALGNLSFGSVAIDEHRLAAFWAPFLLLHLGGPDNITAYALEDNKLWLRHALNLVFQVIGAGYVVYKHIVVRREATILRVATGLIFAVGLVKYCERTWALNRSKFSSIGSSLEELPGNQLHWYQGYLHNEDRNNTNDEFLLQRAHSLFHICKRGIVDSVIPEDTEKAEAETTKEIINNLSKKPQRMYKVMGMELSLMYDILYTKAAVVHTWIGYCIRALSPIAIATSFLLFYFSGSEAKDGQNGVDTAVTYVLLGGALLMETTSLLSALGSSWTLSFLCARRWSWFQHVALCVGRWHQFRRAVLAVRKRVAALTGGLLGGSRNWSGTIGQFNLLYFRTTQLNPTNKQLGRLFKKLGYGDKGDTGCYSWDITIPELVKDTALRMVSDFDLNTMGLLRYNWGELALEKYPELKKRVEENKELKELWGVDFHESIIIWHIATDLILAMREKKSGEDDAEEVQRVGLIRALSNYLMFLLVAHPDMLPGLPQKWLYQRTCENLDKKCKEHRDELISSGGKANNVIFMVLMKLFGGHNNSSTSIGLRQTNALAKILYKSLPSNFDTAIPRLTYAGLVAREIINWKGGDNQSREPDTVTVLLNLWTAFLLYAANRCNRESHAKKLNTGGEFITIVWLMVEHIYKTKTKGKKVVPVGQ from the coding sequence ATGTCTCTAGTGGATTTTTCGAACAAATGGGGGATACAATTCTTTGTACTCCTCAGCCTCGCGCTGCaggtcatcctcctcctcctggctGGTACTCGCCGGCATAAAGTACTCGTGCCAAAGATTATCCTGTGGATAGCTTACCAGCTGGCTGACTCGACGGCGATATATGCCCTTGGGAACCTCTCCTTCGGCAGTGTGGCAATTGATGAGCACCGTCTGGCGGCATTTTGGGCACCATTCTTGTTGCTGCACCTCGGTGGCCCAGACAACATCACGGCCTATGCACTAGAGGACAACAAACTCTGGTTGCGCCACGCACTGAATCTTGTTTTCCAGGTAATCGGAGCTGGGTATGTGGTCTACAAGCATATTGTTGTTCGTAGGGAGGCCACAATCCTTAGAGTGGCCACCGGATTGATCTTTGCTGTGGGCTTGGTCAAGTATTGTGAGAGGACATGGGCGCTCAATCGCAGCAAATTTAGTAGCATCGGGAGCTCTCTCGAGGAGTTACCGGGTAACCAACTCCATTGGTACCAAGGGTACCTGCACAATGAGGATCGTAACAACACTAATGATGAATTCCTTCTGCAGCGTGCTCACTCCCTGTTTCACATATGTAAGCGTGGGATAGTAGACTCCGTGATCCCAGAGGATACTGAGAAGGCTGAGGCGGAAACCACCAAGGAAATAATCAATAATCTCAGTAAAAAGCCCCAGCGGATGTATAAGGTAATGGGGATGGAACTGTCCCTGATGTACGATATTCTCTATACCAAGGCAGCTGTAGTCCACACTTGGATTGGCTACTGCATCCGAGCCTTGTCACCCATTGCTATCGCCACCTCCTTTCTGCTATTCTATTTCAGCGGCAGCGAGGCCAAGGATGGCCAGAATGGAGTCGACACCGCCGTTACCTATGTCCTGTTAGGTGGCGCCCTCTTGATGGAAACAACGTCCCTCCTCAGCGCTCTGGGGTCAAGCTGGACTCTTTCCTTCTTGTGCGCCAGGAGGTGGAGTTGGTTTCAACATGTCGCTCTATGCGTTGGAAGATGGCACCAGTTCCGACGGGCGGTCCTGGCTGTTCGCAAGCGCGTCGCAGCCTTGACGGGAGGCCTTCTCGGTGGATCAAGAAACTGGTCGGGCACCATAGGACAGTTCAATTTGCTCTACTTCCGTACCACGCAGCTGAACCCAACCAACAAGCAACTCGGTAGGCTCTTTAAGAAGCTGGGGTATGGCGACAAGGGGGACACCGGTTGTTATTCGTGGGACATCACAATTCCCGAGCTGGTGAAGGACACAGCATTGAGAATGGTCTCCGATTTTGATCTCAACACCATGGGCTTGCTCAGGTATAATTGGGGTGAACTGGCACTGGAAAAGTATCCTGAACTGAAGAAACGTgttgaagaaaataaagaactGAAGGAACTGTGGGGTGTCGACTTCCACGAGAGCATCATCATCTGGCACATTGCCACAGACCTCATCCTCGCTATGAGAGAAAAGAAGTCCGGCGAAGACGATGCAGAAGAAGTCCAGCGTGTCGGCTTGATCAGGGCACTGTCCAACTATTTGATGTTCCTCCTTGTGGCTCACCCGGACATGCTTCCCGGTCTTCCCCAAAAATGGTTGTACCAGCGGACCTGTGAGAACCTTGATAAAAAATGCAAAGAGCATCGTGATGAACTCATTTCTTCTGGTGGAAAGGCTAATAATGTGATCTTTATGGTGCTCATGAAGCTGTTCGGTGGCCATAATAATAGCTCAACATCTATTGGGCTCAGGCAGACGAACGCACTCGCTAAAATCCTTTACAAGAGCCTGCCCAGCAATTTTGACACCGCAATTCCTCGCCTTACTTATGCAGGGTTGGTTGCCAGGGAAATAATAAACTGGAAAGGTGGAGATAATCAATCGAGGGAGCCAGATACAGTGACCGTGCTGCTTAACCTGTGGACAGCTTTTCTCCTCTATGCTGCCAACAGGTGTAACAGGGAGTCTCATGCCAAGAAGCTCAACACTGGTGGTGAGTTTATTACTATTGTGTGGCTAATGGTTGAACACatatacaaaacaaaaacaaaaggaaaaaaagttgTACCTGTCGGGCAATGA